From Pan paniscus chromosome 6, NHGRI_mPanPan1-v2.0_pri, whole genome shotgun sequence, one genomic window encodes:
- the LOC100968901 gene encoding large ribosomal subunit protein uL30-like translates to MVGVEEKKKVPAVPETLKEKRRNFSELKIKRLRKKFAQKMLRKARRKLIYEKAKHYHKEYRQMYRTEIRMARMARKAGNYFVPAEPKLAFVIRIRGISGVSPKVRKVLQLLRLRQIFNGTFVKLNKASINMLRIVEPYIAWGYPNLKSVNELIYKRGYGKINKKRIAWTDNALIARSLGKYGIICMEDLIHEIYTVGKCFKEANNFLWPFKLSSPRGGMEKKTTHFVEGGDAGNREDQINRLIRRMN, encoded by the coding sequence ATGGTGGGtgtagaagagaagaagaaggttCCTGCTGTGCCAGAAACCCTTAAGGAAAAGCGAAGGAATTTCTCAGAGCTGAAGATCAAGCGCCTGAGAAAGAAGTTTGCCCAAAAGATGCTTCgaaaggcaaggaggaagctTATCTATGAAAAAGCAAAGCACTATCACAAGGAATATAGGCAGATGTACAGAACTGAAATTCGAATGGCGAGGATGGCAAGAAAAGCTGGCAACTACTTTGTACCTGCAGAACCCAAACTGGCGTTTGTCATCAGAATCAGAGGTATCAGTGGCGTGAGCCCAAAGGTCCGAAAGGTGTTGCAGCTTCTTCGCCTTCGTCAAATCTTCAATGGAACCTTTGTGAAGCTCAACAAGGCTTCGATTAACATGCTGAGGATTGTAGAGCCATATATTGCATGGGGGTACCCCAATCTGAAGTCAGTAAATGAACTAATCTACAAGCGTGGTTATGGCAAAATCAATAAGAAGCGAATTGCTTGGACAGATAACGCTTTGATTGCTCGATCTCTTGGTAAATACGGCATCATCTGCATGGAGGATCTGATTCATGAGATCTATACTGTTGGAAAATGCTTCAAAGAGGCAAATAACTTCCTGTGGCCCTTCAAATTGTCTTCTCCACGAGGTGGAATGGAGAAAAAGACCACCCATTTTGTAGAAGGTGGAGATGCTGGCAACAGGGAGGACCAGATCAACAGGCTTATTAGAAGAATGAACTAA